From a region of the Qipengyuania spongiae genome:
- a CDS encoding single-stranded DNA-binding protein → MTNIAILTGRIARDPDTRETKGGTSVTGITVVTDRPARDKDGKTYKDENGYTAKDSEFHRVTCFNGLAKTVGQYCSKGQLVSVQGRIHYTQWEDQDGVTRYGSEILADKVDFLSRANGGDNQDAPPID, encoded by the coding sequence ATGACCAATATCGCAATCCTCACCGGCCGTATCGCCCGCGATCCGGACACCCGCGAAACCAAGGGCGGAACCAGCGTTACCGGGATCACTGTCGTCACCGATCGTCCTGCACGCGACAAGGACGGCAAGACCTACAAGGACGAGAACGGCTACACCGCCAAGGACAGCGAATTCCACCGTGTGACCTGCTTCAACGGCCTCGCCAAGACCGTCGGTCAGTATTGCTCGAAAGGCCAGCTGGTCTCGGTCCAGGGCCGTATCCACTACACGCAGTGGGAAGACCAGGACGGTGTGACGCGGTATGGCTCGGAGATCCTTGCCGACAAGGTCGATTTCCTCTCGCGGGCCAATGGCGGCGACAACCAGGACGCCCCTCCGATCGACTGA
- a CDS encoding helix-turn-helix transcriptional regulator, which yields MSAVPDPVRPRYLRTPDAAVHLGLSPRTLEKHRCYGTGPVYHKLGGRIVYRCEDLDAWAEQGLRRSTSDPGRGIVHPAKRIDGYTGPVRR from the coding sequence ATGTCCGCCGTTCCCGATCCGGTCCGTCCCCGTTACCTGCGCACCCCCGATGCCGCGGTGCATCTGGGGCTTTCGCCGCGCACGCTCGAAAAGCACAGATGCTATGGAACAGGGCCGGTCTACCACAAGCTCGGCGGCCGCATCGTTTACCGGTGCGAAGATCTCGACGCCTGGGCCGAGCAGGGTCTCCGGCGTTCGACCAGCGATCCGGGCAGGGGCATCGTTCATCCTGCCAAGCGGATCGACGGCTACACCGGTCCGGTCCGGCGCTGA